One Cryobacterium arcticum genomic window carries:
- a CDS encoding undecaprenyl-diphosphate phosphatase codes for MDTVNAIILGIVQGLTEFIPVSSSAHIRIVGSLLGTGADPGAAFTAITQLGTEAAVLLYFWRDIARIISRWFLSLTKRVPRSDPDARLGWFIILGSVPIVILGVALQTLIESTFRSLWIVAVTLIVFGVVLGVADAIGAKRRRLADLTVGDAAIFGGAQALALIPGVSRSGGTITAGLLMGYERTAAARYSFLLAIPAVFGSGLYELYKTVRTSCGNVSGACTPEVFTGAQTALATGIAFVVGLAVISLLMRYLATRSFLPFVIYRIALGVGLIVALTTGALTP; via the coding sequence ATCGACACTGTCAACGCAATCATCTTGGGCATCGTCCAAGGACTCACCGAATTCATCCCCGTCTCCAGCAGTGCGCACATCCGCATCGTGGGCTCACTGCTGGGCACGGGGGCGGACCCAGGCGCCGCGTTCACCGCGATCACCCAACTCGGCACCGAAGCGGCCGTCCTGCTCTACTTTTGGCGCGACATCGCCCGCATCATCAGCCGGTGGTTTCTCTCCCTGACAAAGCGGGTACCCCGTTCAGATCCCGATGCACGCCTGGGCTGGTTCATCATCCTGGGCTCTGTCCCCATCGTGATCCTCGGTGTGGCGTTGCAGACGCTGATCGAGTCCACCTTCCGCTCCCTCTGGATCGTCGCCGTCACTTTGATCGTCTTCGGAGTCGTGCTCGGTGTCGCCGACGCCATCGGAGCAAAGAGACGCCGCCTCGCCGACCTCACCGTGGGCGACGCCGCCATCTTCGGCGGCGCCCAAGCCCTCGCACTCATCCCGGGAGTTTCGCGGTCCGGCGGCACGATCACCGCGGGCCTATTGATGGGATACGAACGGACCGCCGCTGCTCGCTACTCGTTCCTTCTCGCCATTCCCGCCGTTTTCGGCAGCGGCCTGTACGAGCTCTACAAAACCGTGCGCACCTCCTGCGGCAATGTCAGTGGAGCGTGCACGCCCGAGGTCTTTACCGGCGCTCAGACGGCGCTGGCAACCGGTATCGCCTTCGTCGTCGGCCTCGCTGTAATCTCGCTCCTGATGCGGTATCTGGCTACCCGCAGCTTTCTACCGTTCGTCATCTACCGCATCGCCCTCGGGGTGGGACTCATCGTCGCACTCACCACGGGTGCCCTGACGCCCTAA
- a CDS encoding response regulator transcription factor, translating into MTAEGKDRARLLLIEDDAKLGPLIKQVLTETYEVTLIADGAEGLAVGAIGDFEVMVIDRRLPSLDGLSVVDALRRKLVTTPILLLTALGTTRDKVDGLDAGANDYLVKPFEFDELFARLRAIRRVFTGEGRTLVVGGWAYYPDSRTIYSPYDGRILLTVKENDLLKLLAEAPHRTFSRQQILSAVFNTDDTAGTVDTYVHYLRRKTEIDIVLTVRGQGYRLGQP; encoded by the coding sequence ATGACCGCTGAAGGCAAGGACCGTGCCCGGCTGCTCTTGATCGAGGACGACGCAAAGTTGGGCCCACTGATCAAGCAGGTGCTGACCGAAACTTATGAGGTCACGTTGATTGCCGATGGCGCGGAGGGACTTGCCGTCGGGGCGATTGGTGATTTCGAGGTCATGGTCATTGACCGGCGACTGCCGTCCTTGGATGGCCTGAGCGTTGTGGACGCTCTTCGACGCAAGCTCGTGACCACCCCGATCCTGTTGCTCACAGCCTTGGGTACCACCAGAGACAAGGTCGACGGACTTGACGCCGGCGCGAACGATTACCTAGTCAAGCCGTTCGAGTTCGACGAGCTCTTCGCCCGGTTGCGTGCTATCCGCAGGGTGTTCACGGGAGAGGGTCGCACCCTGGTCGTGGGCGGGTGGGCGTACTACCCGGACAGCCGCACAATCTACTCCCCGTACGACGGCCGAATCCTTCTCACCGTCAAAGAGAACGACCTGCTCAAGCTGCTCGCCGAAGCGCCTCACCGCACTTTTAGCCGCCAGCAAATCCTGAGCGCAGTCTTCAACACCGACGACACCGCTGGCACGGTGGACACGTACGTGCACTACCTTCGACGCAAAACCGAAATTGACATTGTCCTGACCGTGCGCGGACAGGGCTACCGTCTGGGACAACCGTGA
- a CDS encoding DedA family protein, whose product MIHSMLPLSGFLDPQVLISGAGAWGLVAICAIVFAETGLLIGFFLPGDTLLFFAGVLTLSGVISQPLWVVIPAIVLAAALGDQLGYSIGHRTGPPIFERRESGLFSRNSVRRTQAFFDRFGPAAVMVARFVPVVRTFAPVAAGVGKMRRGLFTLFNVVGATVWATGVVLLGYALAHIPGVSEFAARYIDVVLIGIVVISVVPVLIRTVITRRRQVA is encoded by the coding sequence ATGATTCACTCGATGCTGCCGCTCTCCGGTTTCCTTGACCCTCAAGTGCTCATCTCGGGTGCGGGTGCCTGGGGGCTCGTCGCTATTTGCGCCATCGTGTTTGCCGAGACCGGGCTCCTCATCGGATTCTTCCTCCCGGGGGACACCCTCCTCTTCTTCGCCGGGGTGCTCACCCTCAGCGGCGTCATCAGCCAGCCACTGTGGGTGGTCATTCCTGCGATTGTGCTCGCCGCCGCCCTCGGTGATCAGCTCGGCTACTCCATCGGTCACCGAACCGGCCCACCAATTTTTGAGCGCCGAGAATCTGGGCTATTCAGCCGAAATAGCGTCCGGCGTACGCAAGCGTTCTTTGATCGTTTCGGACCGGCTGCCGTCATGGTCGCCCGGTTCGTCCCCGTAGTTCGCACCTTCGCCCCGGTTGCTGCAGGGGTCGGCAAGATGCGCCGGGGGCTTTTCACACTGTTCAACGTTGTAGGCGCGACGGTATGGGCGACGGGCGTGGTCTTGCTGGGATACGCTCTGGCGCACATTCCCGGGGTATCCGAATTCGCTGCCCGCTACATCGACGTTGTGCTGATTGGGATCGTGGTGATTTCGGTTGTCCCCGTGCTGATTCGCACTGTGATAACTCGTCGCCGACAGGTGGCGTAG
- a CDS encoding ABC transporter permease encodes MSSTWVIAQKELLDLRRDRLFAVLIAFLAVATLISVGVAAASFRTQLDAYNLYVQQLAASGSTTVPAAPQLFPLQLLRGGVEYLEILGALFAIVLGYGTVAKEKYRGTLQLLLSRPVGRFAIPAGKVLGLSVVWFVVVALLTVTTTVAILVIGNATLQGIDIARILIAAVVAWLYLLFWSVLAIGITALSHRLSTGLIVAIVVWLVFVLIIPQIGDTMDPDNQVPGGLFAALQIQKPDELKVLANFAVFDGIRNGLEVSSITKHFERLSFAFLGIKDKYNQQPLGLVWADMWGYAITLAAATVASVTFAVGFTTRRNLQRKIS; translated from the coding sequence ATGAGTAGCACATGGGTGATCGCGCAGAAAGAACTTCTCGACCTGCGCCGCGACCGACTCTTTGCGGTACTCATCGCCTTTCTTGCGGTGGCGACCCTGATCTCGGTGGGCGTGGCGGCGGCAAGCTTCCGCACCCAACTGGACGCCTACAACTTGTATGTGCAGCAGCTGGCTGCAAGCGGCAGCACGACCGTGCCGGCGGCCCCTCAACTCTTTCCGCTGCAGTTGCTGCGCGGCGGCGTCGAGTACCTGGAAATCCTCGGGGCACTGTTCGCCATTGTCCTGGGATACGGAACTGTGGCCAAGGAGAAGTACCGGGGCACCCTTCAGCTTCTATTGAGCCGGCCAGTAGGTCGTTTCGCGATTCCCGCAGGCAAGGTGCTGGGCCTTTCGGTTGTCTGGTTCGTTGTCGTCGCCCTGCTGACGGTGACGACCACGGTTGCCATCCTGGTGATCGGGAATGCGACGCTGCAGGGGATCGATATCGCACGCATCCTCATTGCCGCTGTGGTGGCCTGGCTGTATCTGCTGTTCTGGAGCGTGCTGGCGATCGGTATCACTGCACTGTCACACAGACTCAGCACCGGCCTCATCGTGGCCATTGTGGTGTGGCTCGTGTTCGTGCTGATCATTCCCCAGATCGGCGACACCATGGACCCCGACAACCAGGTCCCCGGTGGGTTGTTCGCCGCGCTTCAAATCCAAAAGCCCGACGAGTTGAAAGTACTCGCGAACTTCGCCGTTTTCGACGGCATCCGCAATGGGCTGGAGGTCTCATCGATAACGAAGCACTTCGAGCGACTCTCATTCGCTTTCCTGGGCATCAAGGACAAGTACAACCAGCAGCCCCTGGGACTGGTGTGGGCTGACATGTGGGGCTACGCCATCACACTCGCGGCGGCGACCGTCGCCTCCGTGACATTCGCCGTCGGGTTCACCACCCGACGCAATCTGCAAAGGAAAATCTCATGA
- a CDS encoding phosphatase PAP2 family protein: MISETHRSSMLVRVALLATAVLLVVVGAGLVLAAQGGWTAAEMNFLRRVNLAHTPQLDSVAMGINWLFGPAVAPALVVLGCGVVFLVERRALSALQFLVIVTLPWMGNEAVKALVGRPRPDIVSLPHILVLEPGGLSFPSGHTSFAACLLLGMILTIRGRRWRAPLIATAIVVVLATAGSRVYLGVHYPTDVAASIVYSVAAVTLINVVWLLLMTHWARRRPGAARRSRSFR, encoded by the coding sequence ATGATCAGCGAAACTCACCGGAGCAGCATGCTCGTGCGGGTGGCTCTCCTTGCCACGGCCGTGCTCCTCGTGGTGGTGGGTGCCGGGCTGGTACTAGCCGCGCAAGGTGGGTGGACGGCCGCTGAGATGAATTTTCTTCGTCGGGTAAATCTCGCTCATACCCCGCAGCTCGACAGCGTCGCAATGGGTATCAATTGGTTGTTCGGCCCCGCTGTTGCTCCCGCGCTCGTGGTGCTCGGCTGCGGCGTGGTCTTCTTGGTCGAACGGAGAGCCCTTTCAGCCCTCCAGTTTCTCGTGATCGTGACACTCCCCTGGATGGGCAATGAGGCGGTTAAAGCACTAGTCGGCAGGCCCCGCCCCGATATCGTGTCACTGCCTCATATCCTGGTTCTCGAGCCCGGCGGCCTGAGTTTCCCCAGCGGACATACCAGTTTCGCCGCCTGTCTTCTGCTGGGCATGATTCTCACTATCCGCGGCCGGCGGTGGCGCGCGCCGCTCATCGCCACGGCCATTGTCGTGGTCCTCGCCACTGCAGGTTCGCGTGTCTATCTGGGCGTGCACTATCCAACCGATGTTGCCGCTTCGATCGTCTACTCGGTCGCCGCAGTCACTTTGATCAATGTCGTGTGGCTGCTGTTGATGACACACTGGGCTAGACGCCGTCCCGGCGCAGCCCGTCGTTCGAGGAGCTTCAGATGA
- a CDS encoding glycosyltransferase — protein sequence MDVTIIIPTFNEAPNIEILVDRIVAVMNSGGVEVVFVDDSTDNTPDIIRQVAARSTIPVRLIHRDDPVGGLSGAVREGISSSTGTWCVVMDGDLQHPPELIPVLLASGAEQHADIVVASRHLHGGSSTGLDNRLRRFISNGSILLTRAMFPIKLRNVTDPMTGFFALRRDSVDLAGLRPRGFKILLEILARGSLVIVEEPFVFGKRVAGSSKADLRQGLRFVTQLGALRFGRLSGFAAVGAIGAIANVAIMAGLQAVGVWYLTAALAAALVTIVGNFVLLEHFVFHDLREGGRSGWIRFAQSFVFNGSETALRTTALWLLVESLPVSSLLAQALLLAVGFVVRFVYHSRVVYRPSRSTSPHPSVSLIALDGMAQER from the coding sequence ATGGACGTCACGATCATCATCCCCACTTTCAACGAGGCACCGAATATCGAAATCCTTGTTGACCGGATTGTCGCAGTGATGAACAGCGGGGGAGTGGAGGTTGTGTTTGTTGATGACTCGACCGATAACACCCCGGATATCATCCGTCAGGTGGCTGCTCGATCGACGATCCCGGTGCGCCTAATCCATCGGGACGATCCGGTCGGCGGGCTGTCCGGTGCAGTGCGCGAGGGTATCTCGTCAAGTACCGGCACCTGGTGCGTGGTGATGGATGGCGACCTGCAACACCCGCCCGAACTTATCCCTGTGCTGCTGGCTAGCGGTGCGGAGCAGCATGCCGACATCGTGGTCGCGTCCCGCCATCTTCACGGCGGATCGTCAACGGGTCTGGACAACCGGCTGCGCCGCTTCATATCCAACGGGAGCATCTTGCTTACCCGGGCAATGTTTCCCATCAAGCTCCGCAACGTCACCGATCCGATGACAGGGTTTTTCGCTTTACGGCGCGACTCCGTCGATCTCGCAGGCCTGCGCCCTCGCGGGTTCAAGATTCTCCTTGAGATCCTCGCCAGAGGCAGCCTGGTGATCGTCGAGGAACCTTTCGTCTTCGGCAAGCGTGTGGCTGGCTCCTCGAAGGCCGACCTCAGGCAGGGTCTGCGTTTCGTCACCCAGCTGGGCGCGCTGCGATTCGGTCGTCTGTCCGGGTTCGCCGCCGTGGGGGCGATCGGCGCGATCGCGAACGTGGCGATCATGGCCGGGCTTCAGGCCGTGGGAGTTTGGTACTTGACGGCTGCCTTGGCCGCTGCGCTCGTCACCATCGTGGGCAATTTTGTGCTTCTCGAGCATTTCGTGTTTCACGATTTGCGTGAGGGCGGCCGTTCCGGGTGGATTCGCTTCGCTCAGTCGTTCGTGTTCAACGGGAGCGAGACGGCCCTCCGAACGACCGCCCTCTGGTTGCTTGTCGAATCCCTACCGGTGTCGAGTTTGCTGGCGCAAGCACTGCTGCTGGCCGTGGGCTTTGTGGTCCGCTTTGTATATCACTCCCGCGTCGTCTACAGGCCCTCGCGCAGCACGTCACCTCACCCGTCGGTGTCGCTGATCGCGCTCGACGGCATGGCGCAGGAACGCTGA
- a CDS encoding response regulator transcription factor, translated as MKLLVVEDDVRIADVVRRTLQEGGYAVDVVHTAPAGVEAFEIETYDLVVLDLMLPGLPRGGMDVCARIRDLNQDIPILMLTALDSTRKRVEGLDAGADDYLVKPFHLVELLARVRALLRRAPRAQAPILRAQGVALDPATRTATRNGRTIVLTAKEFAVLEYLMRNAGHIISSSELITHAWDSNYEGYSNVVQTYIRYLRQKLTLSGEVEIIQTRRGAGYVIVADT; from the coding sequence ATGAAACTACTTGTGGTGGAGGACGACGTCCGGATCGCGGACGTCGTCCGACGCACGCTCCAAGAAGGTGGGTACGCCGTGGATGTCGTCCACACCGCCCCGGCGGGTGTGGAGGCGTTCGAAATTGAGACGTACGATCTCGTCGTCCTCGACCTGATGCTGCCCGGCCTTCCTCGTGGCGGGATGGACGTCTGCGCCCGCATTCGCGACCTCAACCAAGACATCCCGATACTCATGCTGACCGCACTGGATTCGACACGAAAAAGAGTGGAAGGACTGGATGCCGGAGCAGACGATTACCTTGTTAAACCCTTCCACCTGGTTGAGCTCTTAGCTCGTGTTCGGGCGCTGCTGCGGCGGGCGCCCCGGGCCCAAGCACCCATCTTGAGAGCTCAAGGAGTCGCGCTCGATCCCGCAACACGCACCGCTACCAGAAATGGGCGAACCATTGTGTTGACCGCCAAGGAGTTTGCCGTTCTGGAATATCTCATGCGTAACGCAGGTCACATCATCAGCTCGTCCGAACTGATCACGCACGCCTGGGATAGCAACTACGAAGGCTATAGCAACGTCGTGCAGACCTACATCCGCTACCTGAGACAGAAACTGACCTTGTCGGGTGAGGTCGAGATTATTCAAACTCGTCGCGGGGCCGGCTACGTGATCGTGGCAGACACATGA
- a CDS encoding sensor histidine kinase has protein sequence MIFRRALIRLTLTYTLVQLILFGVFALGIYSFVTGAFDFDAAELDGQSSLNAAEQGFANLRMGLITGYAILVILLPISSYLMARGALAPIRRSYEFQQRFVDGASHEFRSPLSVIQGELELALSRSRTPAQYQAAMTTALEAAEGLTRLTNDLLLLTRESADELEVTFEPVSLNELAHNVVQNHKASGARITVIETRPVLVNGSAELLTRALTNVVDNAAKFTDESGSIQIVVSAGGRFAQVLVEDDGVGMTPTESAQAFDRFWRAQDARNTPGFGLGLPLVKQIISAHHGKVSIASEPRSGTTVTLTVPEWQP, from the coding sequence ATGATTTTCCGCCGCGCGCTGATCCGGTTGACCCTCACTTACACCCTCGTACAGCTGATCTTGTTCGGCGTTTTCGCTCTGGGCATCTACTCTTTTGTCACCGGAGCATTCGACTTTGATGCTGCCGAACTGGACGGCCAGTCATCACTCAACGCCGCCGAACAAGGCTTCGCCAACCTGCGCATGGGGCTCATCACCGGATACGCGATTCTCGTCATCCTCCTGCCTATTTCGAGCTACCTCATGGCCCGGGGTGCGCTAGCCCCTATCCGGCGCAGCTACGAGTTCCAACAAAGGTTCGTCGACGGAGCATCACATGAGTTTCGCAGCCCGCTGAGCGTTATCCAGGGTGAACTCGAACTTGCCCTCTCGCGATCACGAACACCGGCTCAGTATCAAGCAGCAATGACGACAGCGTTGGAAGCCGCCGAAGGCCTAACCAGGTTGACCAACGACCTGCTCCTGCTGACCCGAGAGAGCGCTGACGAACTTGAAGTAACCTTTGAGCCCGTCTCGCTCAACGAACTGGCTCACAATGTCGTCCAGAACCACAAGGCATCTGGGGCCAGAATCACTGTGATTGAAACGCGGCCTGTGCTTGTCAATGGATCAGCGGAACTGCTCACTCGCGCGCTGACTAATGTCGTCGACAATGCAGCCAAGTTCACCGACGAATCCGGAAGCATTCAGATCGTTGTCTCCGCCGGCGGCAGGTTCGCCCAGGTACTGGTCGAGGACGACGGCGTGGGTATGACCCCAACAGAATCCGCCCAGGCCTTCGATCGCTTTTGGCGCGCACAGGACGCCAGAAACACACCCGGCTTCGGACTAGGCCTCCCGTTAGTGAAACAGATTATTTCAGCGCACCATGGAAAGGTGAGTATCGCCTCCGAACCCCGGTCCGGAACAACCGTCACACTGACTGTGCCGGAGTGGCAGCCGTGA
- a CDS encoding sensor histidine kinase, whose amino-acid sequence MTHRPILDSDTLAIRRASRLVGTRIALTCAAVVAVVILAVFLYILSEIPAAELFEPVPDPDNLRLSAVELLRAAAVLGVALIVLAGVMSWLVTRRAVQPLGEALRIQRAFVADASHELRTPLAVLDARLQILQRSLPADDPSVPAVAELRSDAKELINIVNDLLESAEVGSSAAHDAEVVDVNAAVATAVRSMSLIAVEKQVSVKFDAAGPASVHVPAASIVRCVVALLDNALRFAPTHSIVRVDLAGTKKTVSVTVRDSGPGIQGIDPARVFDRFAHSGHAVDGGGDARTGFGIGLSLVREIAVRYGGSVTVLASSDEGTAIRFTVPRAKQSSRTA is encoded by the coding sequence GTGACACACCGCCCCATCCTCGACAGCGACACCCTCGCGATCCGACGCGCCTCACGGCTCGTCGGCACCCGGATCGCCCTCACCTGCGCAGCCGTAGTTGCGGTGGTCATCCTCGCCGTGTTCTTGTACATCCTTTCGGAGATCCCAGCTGCTGAACTCTTTGAACCCGTGCCTGACCCCGACAATTTACGGCTCAGCGCCGTTGAGCTACTACGCGCAGCTGCCGTGCTGGGCGTGGCCTTGATCGTACTCGCTGGGGTGATGAGTTGGTTGGTCACCCGGCGGGCAGTCCAGCCGCTGGGCGAGGCGTTGCGTATTCAGCGCGCGTTCGTCGCCGACGCCAGTCACGAATTGCGCACTCCGTTGGCCGTGCTGGATGCCCGATTGCAGATCCTGCAACGATCGCTACCGGCCGATGACCCGTCGGTTCCCGCTGTAGCCGAGCTGCGGAGCGATGCGAAAGAGTTGATCAACATCGTGAATGATCTTCTCGAGTCCGCGGAAGTTGGCAGTTCCGCAGCCCACGACGCCGAAGTCGTCGACGTGAACGCGGCCGTCGCCACTGCCGTGCGGTCGATGTCACTAATCGCCGTTGAGAAACAGGTCAGTGTGAAGTTCGATGCCGCCGGCCCCGCGTCCGTGCACGTGCCAGCGGCCAGCATCGTCAGGTGTGTGGTGGCCTTGCTGGATAACGCGCTGCGCTTCGCACCTACACACTCAATTGTCCGGGTGGACCTGGCGGGGACGAAGAAGACAGTCTCGGTCACAGTCCGCGACAGTGGCCCTGGCATTCAAGGCATCGATCCGGCTCGAGTCTTTGATCGTTTTGCGCATTCCGGGCACGCCGTAGACGGCGGCGGGGACGCCCGAACCGGTTTCGGTATCGGGCTCTCGCTGGTGCGGGAAATCGCTGTGCGCTATGGCGGAAGCGTTACCGTACTGGCCAGTTCCGACGAGGGCACCGCCATCCGCTTCACAGTGCCCCGAGCAAAGCAGTCATCGCGCACTGCGTAG
- a CDS encoding glycosyltransferase family 39 protein, which translates to MVALAATLVSLAGSWIPSLWGDEAASIMSASRSLPSLIAMLGTVDAVHGAYYLGLHAWIAVFGASPFSVRLPSALAVGVTVAAVMIIARRLGNMRVAVAAGVICAVIPRVTYMGSETRSSAFAAAIAAWLTVVLLSLIGQQTPARRWWVAYGVLLTVGLYVFIYVVLIVIAHALILWSVRVPRRRLIGWVKTVTVAVAAALPVFVWAVLERGQVAFLGHRNEVTPHKLLVSLWFGQPLFAVVAWTLLVLTLVAGTTIRLRGHRAPMATVRLPQLTVLATSWLLVPAVLLIGGSSLVPVYTARYLSYCAPAAALLMALGLEWVTRRRPRAMAAGLLVIVLCATPAWLAQRQPTAKNNSDFAQTSAIIAAHAAPGDAIAFDESVRPSRRPRLALHLYPTAFTGLNDVTLRVPYTDGTSWHDLAYSLSDAATLGRFDGVHRLWLIERSNAGTPDTYGQATLAALGYTAVHRHYTHRSVIFEFVNRRTIATR; encoded by the coding sequence GTGGTCGCCCTGGCCGCGACGCTCGTGTCGTTGGCCGGCTCCTGGATTCCTTCGCTCTGGGGCGATGAAGCGGCCAGCATCATGTCCGCCAGCCGGAGCCTTCCAAGCTTGATCGCTATGCTCGGAACCGTCGATGCCGTGCACGGCGCCTACTACCTGGGGCTGCACGCGTGGATTGCCGTTTTCGGCGCCTCCCCGTTCTCGGTGCGCCTGCCCAGCGCCCTCGCCGTTGGCGTCACTGTCGCCGCGGTGATGATCATTGCGCGGCGCTTGGGTAACATGCGCGTGGCGGTCGCCGCCGGGGTCATCTGTGCGGTAATTCCCCGGGTCACCTACATGGGCTCAGAAACGAGGTCCTCGGCCTTCGCTGCCGCCATCGCCGCCTGGCTCACAGTGGTCCTCTTGTCCCTCATCGGTCAGCAGACGCCAGCTCGCCGTTGGTGGGTCGCCTACGGCGTCCTCCTCACAGTCGGCCTCTACGTATTCATATATGTCGTGCTAATCGTTATCGCGCACGCACTGATTCTTTGGAGCGTCCGGGTGCCTCGCCGCCGTCTCATCGGCTGGGTGAAAACCGTCACGGTAGCAGTTGCCGCTGCCCTACCGGTCTTCGTCTGGGCCGTGCTCGAACGTGGCCAGGTCGCGTTCCTCGGGCATCGAAACGAGGTCACCCCTCATAAGCTTCTGGTGTCGCTATGGTTCGGCCAACCGCTCTTCGCCGTGGTGGCCTGGACCCTTCTGGTGTTGACGTTGGTCGCGGGTACGACCATCCGGTTGCGCGGTCACCGGGCGCCGATGGCGACGGTCCGCTTGCCTCAACTCACTGTTCTGGCAACAAGCTGGTTGCTGGTTCCCGCCGTACTCCTCATCGGCGGGTCATCGCTCGTGCCCGTCTACACGGCCAGGTACCTCTCGTACTGCGCCCCTGCCGCAGCCCTGCTGATGGCGCTCGGGTTGGAGTGGGTGACCCGCCGTCGCCCGCGGGCCATGGCCGCAGGCCTACTAGTGATCGTGCTGTGTGCGACCCCGGCCTGGCTCGCGCAGCGGCAGCCGACCGCGAAGAACAACAGCGACTTCGCACAGACCAGCGCGATCATCGCCGCGCACGCCGCACCCGGAGACGCAATCGCCTTCGACGAGTCGGTGCGCCCATCTCGAAGGCCCAGGCTTGCGCTTCACCTGTACCCCACCGCTTTTACCGGGCTCAACGACGTCACCCTCCGGGTCCCCTACACGGACGGCACCAGCTGGCATGACTTGGCATACTCACTGTCAGACGCGGCGACGCTTGGTCGGTTCGACGGAGTGCACCGCCTGTGGCTGATTGAGCGCTCCAACGCCGGCACTCCTGACACCTACGGCCAGGCGACCCTTGCGGCGTTGGGATACACCGCAGTTCACCGCCATTACACCCACCGCAGCGTCATTTTCGAGTTCGTCAACCGTCGAACTATTGCGACGCGGTGA
- a CDS encoding ArsR/SmtB family transcription factor yields MNADANGSAVDPDSEYVELAVEVFAMLADATRLRIILALREQELAVNQLAERVNKSQAAVSQHLAKLRLAHIVTTRRDGTRVFYRLTNEHARQLVADAIFQAQHALDGIPAHHRAPQSAATELERNSRA; encoded by the coding sequence ATGAATGCAGATGCGAATGGTTCCGCAGTGGACCCCGACAGTGAATACGTCGAACTAGCCGTAGAGGTGTTCGCGATGCTCGCCGATGCCACGCGCCTTCGGATTATCCTGGCCCTTCGCGAGCAGGAGCTCGCAGTCAACCAGCTCGCGGAAAGAGTCAATAAGTCCCAGGCTGCAGTGTCGCAGCATCTCGCAAAGTTGCGCCTGGCCCACATCGTCACCACCCGCCGCGACGGCACCCGGGTGTTCTACCGACTCACGAACGAGCACGCCCGCCAACTGGTTGCCGACGCCATCTTCCAGGCGCAACACGCTCTCGACGGAATACCCGCCCACCACCGAGCGCCACAGAGCGCCGCGACCGAGTTGGAGCGGAACTCGCGTGCGTGA